In a genomic window of Deltaproteobacteria bacterium:
- a CDS encoding NAD(P)-binding domain-containing protein — protein sequence MRQFAVIGLGRFGFSVAESLIKKGAQVLAIDRNEEKVQAISEIATYAVTLDATDESALKSIGIQNVDVAVVSIGEDIEASVLVVMILKEMGIREIVAKAITDLHGRILVNLGVNRVVFPEGEMGKRLANSLVIPTVIDFIQLSDEYSIVEIPAPGEFEGQTLKELGIRARFNMNVLAIRRKVPTLDEDGETSYAEETIMAPSADDKVEAGDILVVLGENMKFQKLSKLL from the coding sequence ATGAGACAGTTTGCCGTCATAGGGCTCGGAAGGTTTGGCTTCAGCGTCGCCGAAAGCCTCATCAAGAAGGGTGCCCAGGTCCTTGCGATCGACAGGAACGAAGAGAAGGTCCAGGCGATCAGCGAGATCGCAACGTATGCCGTAACCCTCGATGCCACAGACGAAAGTGCCCTTAAATCAATAGGAATTCAAAACGTCGACGTTGCCGTCGTGAGCATCGGCGAGGACATCGAGGCGAGCGTTCTCGTGGTCATGATCCTGAAGGAAATGGGCATACGGGAGATCGTGGCAAAGGCCATAACGGACCTCCACGGGCGAATCCTGGTCAACCTCGGTGTAAACCGGGTGGTCTTCCCCGAGGGCGAGATGGGAAAAAGGCTCGCGAATTCCCTCGTCATACCGACGGTTATCGATTTCATCCAGCTGTCCGACGAATACAGCATCGTTGAAATACCTGCACCGGGCGAGTTCGAGGGCCAAACGCTCAAAGAGCTTGGAATCAGGGCCCGCTTCAATATGAACGTCCTGGCCATCAGGAGGAAAGTTCCCACCCTCGATGAGGACGGAGAAACTTCCTATGCCGAGGAGACGATCATGGCACCGAGCGCTGACGACAAGGTAGAGGCGGGGGACATCCTGGTGGTGCTCGGAGAAAACATGAAATTCCAGAAGCTCTCGAAGCTTCTGTAA
- the bioD gene encoding dethiobiotin synthase: MGGVFLLTGTDTAVGKTFVGALLLEACARAGIRAIAMKPVESGCAASKDGTLLPPDAIRYHALLGDSSVTLEDVCFYRYGEPVSPNIAARRSGDLPDPRVIRDRILAEMGRRDVVLVEGAGGIMVEIVDGYAFLDLASDLAMEVIVVAPNRLGVLNHVALTVKTLRSSGIRVGGIILNDLSATPDEASRHNLEELKRVHGGCVLTRVSFNAAALPDGIIEQLLGKA; this comes from the coding sequence ATGGGCGGCGTTTTCCTTTTAACGGGGACGGACACGGCCGTGGGTAAGACCTTTGTCGGGGCCCTGCTCCTTGAGGCCTGCGCCCGGGCAGGGATCCGCGCTATCGCCATGAAGCCCGTAGAGTCAGGTTGTGCGGCCTCAAAGGACGGTACTCTCCTGCCTCCTGACGCGATCAGGTACCATGCCCTCCTGGGGGACAGCTCGGTCACGCTGGAGGATGTCTGCTTTTACCGGTACGGGGAGCCGGTGAGCCCGAATATCGCGGCGAGGCGCTCTGGAGACCTCCCCGACCCCCGGGTGATAAGAGACAGGATACTGGCCGAGATGGGTCGGCGGGACGTGGTTCTCGTCGAGGGAGCGGGGGGGATCATGGTTGAGATCGTGGACGGCTACGCATTTCTCGATCTTGCGTCGGATCTCGCCATGGAGGTGATCGTCGTTGCCCCCAACCGGCTCGGGGTTCTGAACCATGTTGCGCTCACCGTGAAAACGCTCAGAAGCTCCGGAATCAGGGTGGGGGGAATCATCCTGAACGACCTTTCGGCAACCCCGGACGAGGCATCACGGCACAACCTTGAAGAGTTGAAGCGGGTCCACGGCGGTTGCGTCCTGACGCGGGTTTCATTCAATGCGGCAGCCCTCCCCGATGGTATAATCGAACAGCTGTTAGGCAAAGCATGA
- a CDS encoding DUF2062 domain-containing protein — protein MRGKNILEKGQRWLRYIALRLVRVNDSPHRVAAGFSLGIFLGVFPTFGIAIPLSFVLASLFRFNRASAVVGSLIMNPLTTPFFWSVSATVGGVVFSEDSQKILALWEKGDKLGTFSKATLIYLAGNLIVSTVMSVAGYLFALKAVRAYRKGRELQAR, from the coding sequence ATGCGGGGGAAAAACATTCTCGAAAAGGGGCAGAGATGGCTCCGGTACATCGCGCTGCGCCTGGTCAGGGTCAACGACTCCCCCCACAGAGTCGCGGCGGGATTTTCCCTCGGAATATTTTTGGGCGTCTTTCCCACGTTCGGGATAGCGATTCCCCTGTCCTTCGTCCTTGCGTCCCTGTTCCGCTTCAACAGGGCATCGGCCGTCGTGGGCTCCCTTATCATGAATCCCCTGACAACGCCTTTTTTCTGGTCTGTGAGCGCTACCGTTGGGGGGGTGGTTTTCTCCGAAGATTCGCAAAAGATCCTTGCCTTGTGGGAAAAGGGCGACAAACTGGGAACGTTTTCCAAAGCGACGCTGATCTATCTCGCCGGAAACCTGATCGTTTCCACCGTCATGAGTGTTGCCGGCTATTTATTTGCCCTGAAGGCAGTCCGCGCGTACAGAAAGGGGAGGGAATTACAGGCCCGATAG
- a CDS encoding tetratricopeptide repeat protein yields MDSKDEKKQDSGAGEDRQTGKEPKSIETFIDIAKFYFINKKYREALEKFEHCLSIDPGNEEVLLSIGLIHEVNNEIEKAKNVYQAILKKNPDNKAAKEKINKLSGL; encoded by the coding sequence ATGGACAGCAAGGACGAGAAAAAGCAGGACAGCGGTGCCGGCGAAGACAGGCAAACGGGAAAAGAGCCGAAGAGTATAGAAACCTTCATCGATATCGCGAAGTTCTACTTCATCAACAAGAAGTACCGGGAGGCGCTGGAGAAATTCGAGCACTGCCTGTCCATTGACCCCGGCAACGAGGAGGTCTTGCTCAGCATCGGCCTGATACACGAAGTGAACAACGAGATCGAGAAGGCAAAGAACGTCTACCAGGCCATCCTGAAGAAAAACCCGGATAACAAAGCCGCCAAGGAGAAAATCAACAAGCTATCGGGCCTGTAA